The genomic region GCTCCCTCCATGTTCCCCACCGCTGTCCGTTTGGCACAGTCAGCACAGATGTGTACGGCCGGCTGGTCACACCGGCTCCCTGCTGGAACAACCCCAAGAACATCACAGCCAGCACGGCCAGGGCGCGGAGCAGACTCTCCATGTTGACAGCAGTGTTTCAACAGGGAAAAGCCAGCTGATGAGTTCTGGAGGGGGTTCTGCCTCAAAAAGCTCTTATATAGTTTATGTGTTGATTGCGGAACAGACAACTCGTATCAGGGTGAATCATTTACAGCTGAGGTCACCAGCCTTTTCGAGCCGAAGttcactttttaattccaaacgtaagccgagatctaccaccctgatatcttccaaaataaaacagttaggAGGGTCATTTTAAGTCTTTGCTGCCGAAGCCGACACTTGAAACCTTCTCTTGAATGATGAATTTTAATAACTGTCAGTTAGTTGTCGGCTGAACTCTgatctcagtgtttgtgtttaaaaaaaaaggaaatgaaacctAATCAGAGATTTGAAGTTCTGAGAAAAAACATCACAGAAACAGCAGCGATTCAAAAGAACACTTTATTAATTGTCATTGTTTAATTCAGGGTGACGGAGGAGGGGCGGACCATGCtgctcatctgtcaatcactgttgataaaaaaaaaacataaagcacAAAGTCAGAGTCACAGGATTatgaacaaaacaacatttcaataatGTCACAAACGTCCTTCAGCTGTTAAACCAAAATGTCTTTTTATCTTGATTCCAAGTTGTATAACATTGGCAGAGGTAATTACTTTGAGTCTCTCAGCTCTTTCTGGGCTTCAATTGAATTACCTGCTGGGCTCTGGCACAGCAATGGAAGCGCACATCGTTGAGGCTGGAGTCGTCCAGGCCAGACTGGTATTCCTCCATCTTGGTCTCGATGCCGCAGATTCCTCCCTGGCCACACTCCTGGCTCCAGTGACCGTACTCCCCCCAGTCCGTGCCGGTGCCCTCCAGCGTGGGGTTGCTGCTGCAGCGGAACTTGATGTTGTTGACGGCGGTGTCGTCCCCGAACAGGCCCCGATGGGTCTCCACGCGGAGCTGGAAAGAGCTGAGCACGCCACTGGGGCAGTACTGAGGGCTGGACCAGTCACCGAAGCTGGAGACGagagcaggaaacacagcagagtgaaTCAAATCTGAATAAGAGCCAAGGTTTGGTTTGGAAACATTGATAAAAATGACCTCAGTGACTCAAAGAAATAAAGAGTTTCTACTGATAAGTTCATTTCTGTCCAACATCAGATTCCCTGCTTCTAAATACCAGCTCTCCAAACAGGGacagttgttttttaaagaaattaaagtAAGAAAACCATGTGATAATGTGACAGAGCAGCTTACATGTTTGTTTCATGCTACAACTGAAAATCAAGGGAAACCAGGTGTATTTACATGGATTTTGTTACTTTGTTACTTTGTTACTACAGTTATAATGGTTTATAACTGATCTTCAAACACATTTGATACTggattcatttgtttgttcagAATAAAATGGAGTAACAGTTTATGAAAGGTGTCTGATTGGAAACTGGCACCAGTACAGAACACCTACTAGCCAGTGTGAGACTCCACAGAGTACAGGAAGCTCCGGTTCACGTCTTTGCCGCAGATGAGGCGGATTCCGTTCATTGCCGTGTCGTCGGCGCCATACTGGTTGGACTCCACCTGAGGAAACAGAGTTCAGTTCCCAGAAGCAGATCGGATTAAAccagtttttatttgttcaacTGCTGCGCCAGCAACAAGTGCTTGTGATGTCACAGATCACAGCAAGTGAAGAGCAGTGTAGTGTCTGGTTCAACAGGAAGTAAAAGCATCTCTGGTTGTTGTAAATTGTTCTCTGTACATAATACATAGAATCAGGATTCTTATGATCATTCGTTAGGAACCAGTTAATCCTCATGACTGCAAACACAGTTTCCCAGTATAAATGTTCTCTGACAGGACAATTTAACAAAGAGGGAACTTTAACcttatttcatttattcagcTTTTTGCTGAGTTCACACATATTTACGTAACATTATGTTGGAATCATACGAATGAAGGTGTCTCTTCACAGCCAGTTTGAGTCAGAGGGAGAATTCCATTTCTTTATGTGACTTTGTAAAATAATGTGAGGAATGAAAAGCTGCATGGTCGGAACTctgatgtatttatattttttaaagattccGATTTTACCTTCaggatgagaaaaacaaaagtcacCAAAGGGATAAAAATCAAGAAAACACTCAAAACAGCGAGAAAAGGTTCTACATTAAAGGTCCAAATCTGTCAAGTAACTAAAtcaataattatttatatataagtcATGATTCTGCAAAAGTGAtagaaaaattatttaaaatgtagaaaatatgAATTACGGCAAGGGGAATGTCTAAAGGCCTTCTGCTTTTCAGCCAGTGTACTTCGTGGAAAGCTAAAGTTAGTATTGGACTTAGCAATGGaaagttattttatttgcctCAGTAGGTTTAAGTTAAATAACAGTGATAAATGTTAGAAGTTATTGTCTTTACCCTGACACTGAAGCCAACAGCAAAGAACTGGTCAGGACACATCTCGGGCCACGTCCAGTTTCCAAACTGCTCTCCGTTTGTCACAGTCAGCACAGATCTGTACGGGCGGCTGGTAAAGGCCACACCGGCTCTCTGCAGGAAGTTCTTCTCCTCGCACAACCCCACGGACAACACGGCCAGCATGGCCACGGCGCCGAGCAGACTCGCCATGTCGACAGCAGTGAGTGGAAGGTTTCACCGGGAAAAGCCAGCTAACGAGTACCGGAGGGGGTTCGACCTCAAAAAGCTCTTATATAGTTTACGTGTTGATCGCGGAACAGACAACTCGTATCAGCGTGAATCATTTACAGAGACGCAGGCCGGCGTGGGAATcaccagctgctgctggagaacgaGAAGGTTTTTCTGACGCCAGATTCCACAGGATTCTTAATTTCACTGAAGTCTTACACCCATGAAGTTGATTTGATGTGAATTTAACATTTCTGCATCTCCAGAGAGCTCAGAATCAGTGGGTCACTTAAAATCAACCTTTTCAGGGATTGTAATTGTGCAACAGCAACAGTAGAAGATCActcagagagcacatttctccaccaaggcccaaaagCCCAtgtaaatgacacacacacatagatatcagttcccttaatgtgcctgatgttttcatcaagaaccaggaaatgttcccTGGGAAATGATTGGGAAAGTGTAATGttatgcaatgttaaagaaaagataagaaaaaCCAGAATTGCTCAACCCTGGAAAGTACCAAATATAGACAGAGAGCTCAGAATCTGTGTGTAGCTTAAAATCAACCTGTCAGGGATTGTTATTGTGCAACAGCAACAGTAGAGGATCAGTCAGTGCCCACgtacatttcacacacacatagatatcagttcccttaatgtgcctgatgttttcatcaagatccaggaaATGTTCCCTGGGAAATGAttgggaaaatgttgaaaacatctcatcttgcaatgttaaagaaagtgaaaataaattgatCCTGATCTTTCCTGGTCCAtttcacatccttccaccaagtttcattgaAATCCGTTCATGGTGGAGGTAAGAACATAGATGGAatgttatatatattatgttatatcaGCTGAGTGAATAAACAAAATGCACAGAAACTATTCAATACTCAGTTTTATTCCAACGTGAGTATTACAGGTCCCAGGTCTGACAACGTGCTGTAAAACCCAGAGGTGTAACAGCATGCCACGTTCCCACGAGGCCGTTTGTCTCCTGACGCACGAGGCCAACACAAACTGAAGGACAAAGAGTTTTATTACTGAGAAAATGAAGCTGGTTCATTGTATTTCATTATGTTTTACTGATAATCACAAGGTGAAGTTTGAGAATGACAAAACCAAGACGAATAAAATCtggtaatataaataatacagcgATAATGAAATTTCATGAAGAAACAAACCTGAGATTAAACCAGAATAATCAAAGTGCCTCACATATGATTGACAATATGATGATAAGACAAAAagcaagaaaagaaacaataaaaactatttaaaaacaatttgagACTAATGCTCGCAGTAAAATGGTGAGaaagataaaacattaaattaataaatagaaaaataaaatgaaattatcGTTTCTAATCAGAAGCAGCAACTGTTTATAAATGGGAGCTGAACAATGATGTGAGGGTGACCAGTAAAGTCATAAAATCATTCTGAACCCGACTGACAGAGTTTTTATTCCATCGTCACAACTGCAACTTTCCTCGGttcaagaaaaactaaaactctGAAAGACATGACGATGTTTGTCCTTGTGTGTCAACTGGGCTGAAGTCAAACCTGAAACAGGACAAAGAAGGtttcatgaaaaacattttgttcACAGTTTAGTTTCTTTCACCCTCTTTACTAAAAAGTACTGAGCAGTGACGTGTTTCACAAACCTCCATCTCCACCAGTAGTGAACTGCTccacctgcagctgcacagaggcccacgaggaagaagaggatcCCAACTGTCAACTTCACACATTTCAGATCCAGAGCTAAGGTGtctataaaagagagagagacaaacaacatAAGGCCTTCTCAGCTCGGGGGCCCCTGCAGACACCTTCAGATTCTCTCCATCACATTCTCCTCTTCGTCCTGggtcttctttctcctcctgtcacCGCTCCTCAGATTCTCAAACCTCACACGTCAACAGCAGCCGACAAACCGACCCATTGTTCGTCGCCGCTGTTGATTCTGCCGTCACTCACGACGGAGGAGGTGGCGGCTCTGGCATGTTTGGACTGAAAAGCAGGAGACGGTGAATTGAGCTCCATTCTTTCACGAAAACAAAGGCAAACCCATTCAAAATGGGAGCAGGGAGACAAAACCCAGGCTGGAGAATAAGCAGCCGTGTGTACAGGAGCGGCAGCTGGAACGCTGAGGCTACTGGGACACAATAGACAAGCTGGCGAGGAGTCGGTGCTGGATGATGGTGTAAAGACTAATGAGGGAATCTGAAGCAggtgagcaggtgtgtgtggagATCAGGCGATGTGGAAACACAGGAGGACATCAGGGACGACTGCTGGACATGGGGAGAACAGCAGGTTTGGAATTTCAATAGAAATCTCGCTGGCGTCAGATTCCAAACGCTCGGGGGCAGATTCTGTTTCCCCGTCGATATGTTTAACCTCAACTCGAACCGAACCTCTGTCGCTTCCTGTTTGCCAGCATCCGAGAACTGGAATTTACACGTTTATCATAAAacgcagccggggggggggggggggggggggacacaaaaaGCCCGAGGCTAAACCGACAGAGACTCCATGAAGACCTGCACCCGACAAGTCCCCATCACAGCCAGTTGTGTCACACCCGGCTCATCTTAATATCATCCAACCTGGAGCTAACATGGAATCTTAATGTCAGCCACAGttcaatgaaatgaaacaataattATAACATAATGTTCAATTTCAATGTGTATTATTTCGAACCCCTACATGATCTCCTCACAgcctggatggatggatgaatggatggatataAGGACACATAGTTAATTACACCATAACTtacttaaataatatataaaaagaaagagagagagaacgataaagataaagagagagagagagaatagataATATGTGTAGAATAAAATATCtaatatatatagaaataaaaaggaTACCATGAAATACGATACGATATGATTTGAAAATCTTTCACAACTTTATAATTACTTTGGGGAAAGTGGCCATATTACAgcatcaaggggggggggggttgtgaaaATAGAGACACcagtaaaaacaataaagataataaatattaggagatttaaaaaaaaaaaaagactcccAAGGGGTTTAGTAGGAGGCGTCTTTTCTTTTCGATCCAGACTGTGAAGGCATCTCTTAGTGATCTGCGGCTCCTCTCCAGCACTTAAGTCCAAAAGAATCTGGAGAAGAGGATTCTGTCCTATCTCCTATAGGGCCTTCCTTAAACTTTATTAAACAGTGAGTAATGAAACCCCctcttgtgtttgaatgtgttcacGGACCCCAGTCCACCTCTAGGCTCTGTGACAGACTGCTGTGCTCCACCCTGCAGCtcaccctctcccccctcctggGCGTCAGCTCCAGGTAGGAGTGGACCTGGAAGCTCCAGTCCTCGTTGGCCAGGACGTCAGTGGACGATACGTCCCTGGAGACGTCCACCCCGTCCCTCAGCCAGCTCACCTGCACTTTCTGAGGGTAGAAGCCCAAGACGCTGCAGTGGAGGATGGTCCGCACCCCGTAGTCAGCCGGATCGGTGTGATGGACCCTGACAACCGGCGGCACTGGAGTGTGGAGAAGATCAGAGCAAAACATTAGCAGCTAAATGACCTGCAGAAGACAGAGTCACTTTTATTTAATCCATTGAATTAaagcacagggagagagacctAGAAGCAAATGAAGCCAAGGAAGTGAAACTGTTTGACCCATAATAACCTTCTTCagtagaaaacacagaaatgtaCCTGTTCTGTCCAGCGTGCTCCGTCTGAACAGCCTCGCGTTGTATCTGCACAGAATTTCCACTTGAACTCTTCATCAAGGCCATTTTCCATTCCTGAGTGTTGTAATGTTTTGCGTTTTTCATGCCAAATTCTCCAAAGCCCACGTACTTCCCGACCCGGGAGT from Pleuronectes platessa chromosome 10, fPlePla1.1, whole genome shotgun sequence harbors:
- the LOC128450105 gene encoding vitelline membrane outer layer protein 1 homolog, coding for MASLLGAVAMLAVLSVGLCEEKNFLQRAGVAFTSRPYRSVLTVTNGEQFGNWTWPEMCPDQFFAVGFSVRVESNQYGADDTAMNGIRLICGKDVNRSFLYSVESHTGYFGDWSSPQYCPSGVLSSFQLRVETHRGLFGDDTAVNNIKFRCSSNPTLEGTGTDWGEYGHWSQECGQGGICGIETKMEEYQSGLDDSSLNDVRFHCCARAQQ
- the LOC128449164 gene encoding beta-2-microglobulin: MKLSTLYDSRVGKYVGFGEFGMKNAKHYNTQEWKMALMKSSMPPVVRVHHTDPADYGVRTILHCSVLGFYPQKVQVSWLRDGVDVSRDVSSTDVLANEDWSFQVHSYLELTPRRGERVSCRVEHSSLSQSLEVDWGP